The Oceaniferula flava nucleotide sequence GAGCTTGGCCTCACGGGCGTAGATGCTTTTGGTGGGGTAGCCGGTGTTTTCATCCCCCTGAAGTTCGTACATGTGCAGGCCGTAAAGAATATTGCCCTCGCGGCTTTCGACGAAGATTTTCTGATTCTTGAAACGTGTCTGAACGACGCCCGGGTCCAACAGCGCGTTAGGGTTCTCCTTGACCGCCTCGTAGAGCACAAACTTGATGGTGTCCTTGGCCTTGGGGGCCATGCTGATGTTGAGCCAGAGGCAGAGCACCGAGAGCAGGGCGCCAAGCACAAAGACCGGCATGGCGATGCGGAACAAGCCCACGCCTGCCATGCGCATGCTGACCAGCTCGTTTTCCGCGGACAAACGACCGAACACCAGCAGCACTGCGACCAGAAAGCCCCAGGGGATGGTGTAGATTAGCGAGAATGGAATGACGCTGAGCACAAAGCTGCCGATGGTCAGCAGCGAGGCATTGCTCTCCACCATCAGCGGTCTAAGTTCCTTAAACAGATTGCCTAAAACCAGAAGCACACAGAGCATCGCGACGCCGAACAGGGTGGCAGAGATAATCTGCTTCCCAATGTAGCGATCCATGAGGCGTAACATGCATGTCATCTTGCCGCTGGATTGGGAAACTGTCGAGTATGGAGTCCTTGCAAAATGTCTCAGACGCCAATCCCCAACATCTCTGCGGAGCCTGAGCGCGACGGTGAGCATGTCTCTGTGCCGACTTGCACGAATGAGGTCAGTGGTGGATGCTGGGAAGGCTGCCATTTCTGAAAAACAGTCACCGTTTTCCCAGTATGCACTTCTCTGCTGCTTCACGTTCGGTGAGCGCACTAACAACCTCCTAATCAAATCGATGTCCCACCCCACTTGGATCGCCACCATGATGTCCGGCGCAGCTGCCTTGCTCGGCTGCCTCAGCAGTCACGCCGCCATCAGCCCGGAACAACTCAACCCGCAAGATTACACCTTCGGCTACTGGGCCAATGGCATGCGCAAACACGCCGATGATCGCTCACGCGATGTGCTCTGCATCGAAACCGGTCACTTTGGGTTGGCTCTGGATCTTGCCCAACTCGATCGTCCCCGCTTCGCTACATTCCGCGATGGTCTGGATTATGCGGGAGCACTGGCGGCAGACCAGGAGCGGATGAGATCGCTCGACCCGGCGTCGCTGGAAATTGAAGTGGAAAAAGATGGCAAGGTCTACCGTGCTGTCAGCAGCCAAGCCGCCGACCCGATTGTGAAAAAGCGGCTGAGCCTGGTGCGCATGTGGGAGTCCGCGCGCTATGTGCAGCATTACGATTTGCAGCAGTTGGTGCTGAGGAACCCAGACGGCGAGCAGCTCTCGGCCGATGCCAAGCTATCCCTGGTCGCCTGGCCGGACTCAGTTAGTTTTACCGCGGAAATCGCCCCCGCAGTTTCGTATCAGGATGGTCCTGCCCTCGGGGTTCAGCACAACGGGCACGCAGTGATCGGGCAGCCGTTGGTGATTCCCCACCAGCCGGAGCTCGAGCATGAAACGTTCACCGTGGAGAGCTGGGTGATGTTTCCGAAGGAGCACTTTGGACATCAGCGTGGTTGGATTCTGTGCAAGAACCGTAACGAGATCACCGAGGGGAACTTCGGTTTCAGCGTGGCCGGTGGGCAGCTGAGCGCGACGATGAACATCGGCGGCAGGGGACGAGAAAATCGGTTTGTGCTACGCAGCGATCGCCACAGCCTGCTGCCCGCCAAGTGGCATCACATTGCCATGAGTTATGACGGTGCCACCTTTTCACTCTACGTGGATGGCAAGTTGAAGGGCAGTCAGAAGGTGGGCAGAAAGCGGGTGTTAGGAAAGGGCGACTTGAGTATTGGCAAGCGCGCGGATGGGCATGGAGGCGTCACCCCGGTGGTGATCGATCAGCTGCGCATTTGGAACCGGGCGCTTTCGAAACAACAGATCGACCAGCACGCGCGCCATGCCACCGAGCTTAAAACCCGCCAAGGGCTGAGCTACGAGAACAGCTTTGATCATGGCGCCAAGGTGGTGCCCCCGACTTGGACGAACACCAAGGTGAGACTGCGTTTTGCCGGAAAACACCAGCAATGGCAGACCTCACAGACGTTTCGCGAAGCGTGGTCGGTGGATCAGGCGCACAAGGTGACGCTGGAGTGTCCGCTGAAGACGAAGAAAGGCAGTGCTGCCGAGTTATCCGTGGCCATGAAGCTGAATCAATTGCCTCCCGTGAAATACGAGCCGCAGTTCGGTTGTTATGTCGCACGGGTGCATCGACCTAAGCGAGCCTTCAAAATCGGCTACACCGATATCCGTGACTACGATGACATTGAGATCACAGTGCGTTCTAACAAAAAAGAGTGCATCCCCTTCCTGCTCGAAATGATCAACCCCGGCAACGTCACCGGCGTGTGCCCGATCTTGTGCGATGAGCATGGCGTGCCCACAGGGATCCCCGTCCAGCTCAGCAAAAACTGGCACGAGCGTGAGATGGGATCGTATTTGCGGAGCTATGCCCTGCTGCCGGTGAGTGCTGGCACTACACGATATCGCTTGAAGTTCGTCTACGGATTTTACGGCACCCTGCCGTCGGCCAGTCATGCGCAGCTGTCATTGATCGGCTACGGTGGTCATGGTCGCTGGGACCAGTTGGCTATCGGTTGTTGGGGCGAGACCTACTGCATGGATATGGACATGAGCCTGGTGGATGTCACCGTGACCGATGTGCGCATGCTGATGGCCCGTGCAGGGAAAGAGGGGAAGAAGTGGGGTTGGACGGACGCAGGATGGGGGGGCGATTGGTTGGGGCTCCGCGACGACCAAGATCGGAAGCTCCTCTTCAATGGTCTGAAGACCGCCTACCTCGCCCACGGCCCCTGTCTCAGCGAAGTTCGCTACGATGGATTCTATGGTGCGGGGGAAGACGTGGACCTCAAGGCCACGGTGAGAACGCTGCGCACCGATGACTATGCCCGCACCTTCACCACGCTGCGCTATGGCATTGAAAAGTCGCTGCCGGCGGAAGGTTGGCTCTTCAAGATGGGGCGGACACCGCACTACGTCACTCCAAAGATCGCCTACGGCAATGCAGCGGGCTTGATCAAAGAGCACCAGCCGCCAAAGGGGCTGAAGGAGGGGGCTGATTATCTCGCATCGACAACCCTGACTGGCGAAGGTCCGTGGTGGGTGGCGTTTCCAGGAGCCTACTCGGCCAATGCTCAGGGGAAGGCGACGGGCTACCGCGCCTTGGTGATTCGGTCTTATCAAGTGCGTGCAGGTGGAAAGACGTATCGTCAGCCGACGCTCCGTTTTTCGGCCTTCCGCAGTGCGGGCGATGGTCGACCGAACCTCGACTGCATGCTGGTGGCTCCCGAAGGCGTTGAAACATTCACCCGGGGCGACTCGGTGGAGCTGGAGGTCGAATGGATCACCTTGCCCCGCGTGGCAGACGATTATTACGGGCCGAACACGGCATTCCGTCAGCACCTCGAGGAGCATCCGTCCTCGTGGAAAACTATCCACCGCGAAGCGCGTGGCAATGATCTGCAGGTCGAGGTGAGCGGGGGCACATTACGCCAAGCCTATCCGATCTTGGTTCGGGCGGAGAGCGATGCTGTTAGTGTGCGGATACAAGGCGGCGTGGGCTATGTGCCGATCCGTTTTGAAGGGCTGAAACATGCCACCGGCTACCAGCTCTACCAAGTGATCGACGGCCAAGAGGTTCGACTCGATCAAGCGGTGCACGGCAACGATTTCTGGCAGACCGACTACCACGCCGAGTCGCAGACTTACCAGCGGACCTACAACCTCCCTCTGGACGGGCTGAAGCAATCGCAGTGGCTGCTTCGTCGCAGCCGTTGAGGGCGAATGCGACGACGTTGGCTCATCGGCAGGAGTTAACTCGACCTCCCGAGGGTCAATCCTGTGATGCGAGCAGGTGCTGATAGGTTTTGCGGAACTTGGCGAGCTTCGGTTCGATGACGGCTTGGCAGTAGCCTTTTTCCGAGTTCTGGTTGTAGTAATCGCGGTGGTCGTCTTCGGCGGGGTGGAACTTTTCCAGTTCCTTCACTTCGGTGACCACATCGCGGTCTATCAGCTCGTCCATTTCCGCGATCACGCGCTCGGCGATCTGACGTTCATCATCGGTGCTGTAGAAAATGATGCTGCGGTATTGGGTTCCGACATCGGCACCTTGCGCATTCAGAGTGGTAGGGTCGTGGCTGCCCATGTGCACGCGGATCAGTTCTTCGTAACTGATGACGCTGGGATCGTAGCAGATCTGGATCACCTCGGCATGGCCGGTGGATCCGGAGCAGACTTCGCGGTAGCTGGGAGATGAGGTGGTGCCGCCGCTATAGCCGCTTTCCACGGAGTTCACTCCCTTCAAGCGCTGGAACATGGTTTCGGTGCACCAAAAACATCCGCCGCCAAATACGGCGACCGCTTCCTGGCTCTTCGTCTCGTTATTCTCTGTCATCGGTTTGAATGCTTTGTTGGCTTAATACCCCGGCGTGCTGGACTTCGGCGGACCGAAGACCTCGTGAAGAATCACGGCCTGTCGGGCGGACTCCGGATTGGAGAGGAGTTCGCGGGCGGTGATGTGCCCGCTCGCGGAGCGCTTGCGGCGTCGTTTGCCCGGGCTCTTCAGCAGCTCCTGGAACCGCTCAGCCGCGGCTTTTTCCTCTTCACTGAGTTCGGGTTTCTTGATCTTGAAAGTCTGCGGGGCGATGGCGATCGCTTGTTGCGGCACGGCTGCCGGGGCAGCGCGTTCCACGGCGACCACTGGCCGCGGTTGGGGCGGTGGCTGGCTGCCGGGCAGCGGTGGTGGCGCGGGTGGACCGGCGACCTCCGTCTGACGGCGGCGGATTTCCTCGCGGAAATCATCGTAGATGTCCTCCAGTGATTCGTTGACCTCACCCTCCTGTCCCTTGCCTTGGATCTTTTTGATCAGCCACTGGATGCCGCTGATCACTACAAAGAGGATCAGGACAATGACTTGGCCGTCTAATTCCATGGTGTTTGGGAAAGTTGGTGAGGGGGAGACTGAGTGAAGCGCGGTGCGGCGGATGAATTACTCGTTCTCGTCGCTGTCGCCAGCGATGGAATCGCGCATCTTGGTATCGGCTTTGACGTTCTGGTATTTGACGTAGTCCATGATGCCGAGGTTACCGGAGCGGAAGGCTTCGGCGATGGCCATGGGGATATCGGCTTCGGCTTCCACCACCTTGGCGCGCATTTCCTGGGTGCGGGCGGACATTTCCTGCTCCACAGCCACGGCAGCAGCGCGGCGCATCTCGGCCTTGGCTTGAGCGACTTGTTTGTCGGCCTCGGCCTGCTCCGCCTGGAGGCGAGCGCCAATGTTATCGGCGACGTCGACATCGGCGATGTCGATGGAAAGGATTTCGAAGGCGGTGGAGGCATCGACGCCTTTTTCCAGCACCAACTTGGAGATGTTGTCGGGGTTTTCCAGCACGTGTTTGTAGGAACTTGCGGAACCGACGGAGGTCACGATGCCTTCACCGACACGGGCGATGATGGTTTCTTCGGTGGCACCACCGACAAAGCGATCGAGGTTGGTTCTCACGGTGACTCGGGCGCGGGCGTTGACTGCGATGCCGTCCTTGGCCACAGCGGTGATCTTGCTGCTGCCGCTGTTGGGGTTCGGGCAATCGATGACTTTCGGGT carries:
- a CDS encoding LptF/LptG family permease, with the translated sequence MDRYIGKQIISATLFGVAMLCVLLVLGNLFKELRPLMVESNASLLTIGSFVLSVIPFSLIYTIPWGFLVAVLLVFGRLSAENELVSMRMAGVGLFRIAMPVFVLGALLSVLCLWLNISMAPKAKDTIKFVLYEAVKENPNALLDPGVVQTRFKNQKIFVESREGNILYGLHMYELQGDENTGYPTKSIYAREAKLKIIKETKQLRLHLTDAYIETRNEKNDRELIFIGEQEPLLFDFSAERKKSRKASTMTNEEIHQLLHDEPELEGKKRYKLANEIHRRYAFSLACLALCLVGVPLGINARRRETSTGLAISIVVALGYFLFFAAAEQFQDKSGSTALFLYWLPNVLCLALGTWLFFKARRK
- a CDS encoding LamG domain-containing protein is translated as MSHPTWIATMMSGAAALLGCLSSHAAISPEQLNPQDYTFGYWANGMRKHADDRSRDVLCIETGHFGLALDLAQLDRPRFATFRDGLDYAGALAADQERMRSLDPASLEIEVEKDGKVYRAVSSQAADPIVKKRLSLVRMWESARYVQHYDLQQLVLRNPDGEQLSADAKLSLVAWPDSVSFTAEIAPAVSYQDGPALGVQHNGHAVIGQPLVIPHQPELEHETFTVESWVMFPKEHFGHQRGWILCKNRNEITEGNFGFSVAGGQLSATMNIGGRGRENRFVLRSDRHSLLPAKWHHIAMSYDGATFSLYVDGKLKGSQKVGRKRVLGKGDLSIGKRADGHGGVTPVVIDQLRIWNRALSKQQIDQHARHATELKTRQGLSYENSFDHGAKVVPPTWTNTKVRLRFAGKHQQWQTSQTFREAWSVDQAHKVTLECPLKTKKGSAAELSVAMKLNQLPPVKYEPQFGCYVARVHRPKRAFKIGYTDIRDYDDIEITVRSNKKECIPFLLEMINPGNVTGVCPILCDEHGVPTGIPVQLSKNWHEREMGSYLRSYALLPVSAGTTRYRLKFVYGFYGTLPSASHAQLSLIGYGGHGRWDQLAIGCWGETYCMDMDMSLVDVTVTDVRMLMARAGKEGKKWGWTDAGWGGDWLGLRDDQDRKLLFNGLKTAYLAHGPCLSEVRYDGFYGAGEDVDLKATVRTLRTDDYARTFTTLRYGIEKSLPAEGWLFKMGRTPHYVTPKIAYGNAAGLIKEHQPPKGLKEGADYLASTTLTGEGPWWVAFPGAYSANAQGKATGYRALVIRSYQVRAGGKTYRQPTLRFSAFRSAGDGRPNLDCMLVAPEGVETFTRGDSVELEVEWITLPRVADDYYGPNTAFRQHLEEHPSSWKTIHREARGNDLQVEVSGGTLRQAYPILVRAESDAVSVRIQGGVGYVPIRFEGLKHATGYQLYQVIDGQEVRLDQAVHGNDFWQTDYHAESQTYQRTYNLPLDGLKQSQWLLRRSR
- the msrA gene encoding peptide-methionine (S)-S-oxide reductase MsrA, encoding MTENNETKSQEAVAVFGGGCFWCTETMFQRLKGVNSVESGYSGGTTSSPSYREVCSGSTGHAEVIQICYDPSVISYEELIRVHMGSHDPTTLNAQGADVGTQYRSIIFYSTDDERQIAERVIAEMDELIDRDVVTEVKELEKFHPAEDDHRDYYNQNSEKGYCQAVIEPKLAKFRKTYQHLLASQD
- the floA gene encoding flotillin-like protein FloA (flotillin-like protein involved in membrane lipid rafts); amino-acid sequence: MPLPILAADFIAPILLVVALIFGLIFFLVLLKFFKTWLRARLSQAPVSMGSLIGMWLRKVPFGMIVDSRITSVKAGLDFSTEMLEAHYLSGGDVAHVVLAMIAADKAGISLSFDRACAIDLATKDTGKTVLEAVRTSINPKVIDCPNPNSGSSKITAVAKDGIAVNARARVTVRTNLDRFVGGATEETIIARVGEGIVTSVGSASSYKHVLENPDNISKLVLEKGVDASTAFEILSIDIADVDVADNIGARLQAEQAEADKQVAQAKAEMRRAAAVAVEQEMSARTQEMRAKVVEAEADIPMAIAEAFRSGNLGIMDYVKYQNVKADTKMRDSIAGDSDENE